AGTTGATCGATTTTGGAAAATTGCGTCGTCTATTTGGCCTGCGTCCCGATTGTGAAGTGCTCTTTTCTAACCACCATTTATCACACGCCCTCCCTGCGATCTTTTATAGTCCTCGGATCAACCAAGGTATATCCTACACGGCCGACGGAGTAGGCGATTTTGCCTGTTATTCGTTATACCGGTTTGATCAGGAGAATTTTGATGAAGTAATCGGTGGGGACGAATCAATTTATCAGTCGACGGGTACACTAAATTCCATGGGCCGCTTTTACAGCCGCGTCACACGCGCCGCCGGGTATAAATCAAACCGGCATGAAGGAAAAATCACCGGTTTAGCCGCCTACGGTAAACCTTTGTTATTAGAGGAGTTAAGGGGGAAATATTTCCTGGATGAAAAGGGACAGGTTCAAACGTCCTTTAAAAATTATCAGGAAGCCGAGGATTATATTTTTGATTATGCCCGGACAATGGAGATGAAGGATATCGCGTCGTCCGCGCAATGTTTCCTGGAGGAAATCATGCTCCAGGCGGTGCAATGCCACCGCACCCGGGCTGGGGCGCATTTTGTCGGGCTCAGTGGCGGGGTTTTTGCCAATGTGAGGGCAAACCAGGTGATTGCCGAGTCGGAAGGTGTTGACGAGGTATTTATTTATCCAGCCATGGGGGACGAAGGTCTCGCCGTTGGTGCAGCCTTGGATATTTGCCGACGGAAATGGGGATGGAAAGAATTTATGTCCAAAAGACGGGACTTAGGAATGATTTATTACGGGGAAGAATTTTCCCAAAGGCAAATCGCGCATGCTGCCGAGGGTTTTGAAATTGAGGAACCTGAAAACATGGCTCGCGAGGTCGCCTGCCGGATTAATGAAAATAAAATCTGCGCATTATTCACCAAAGGAATGGAATATGGCCCGCGAGCTTTGGGTGCGAGGTCGATTTTAGCGACTCCGAAAGATAAAAACATTAATAAAACCCTCAATGAACGTCTCACCCGTACCGAATTCATGCCTTTTGCACCGGTCGTCAGGGCTGAGCGCCTGACAGAGGTCTTTAAATGCCCTCCACAATCCGAACGTGCGACAAAATATATGACGATCACGTGTCATGTCCAAGACCAATGGCGGGATAAAATCCCTGCTGTGGTGCATGTGGATGGGACGGCACGCCCACAATCTATCGAACGCCACGATAACCCCCTTTACTACGATATTATCGAGCAATTCGAGGAAGTCTCAGGATTGCCTTGCCTCATTAATACCAGCTTTAATGCTCACGAGGAACCGATCATTAATACTCCCCAAGAGGCTTTGCGTGCGCTCGCACAGCGACGGATAGATTATCTCGTCACCGACGAAATGATTATCTCGCGCAAAGAGTCATAATAATACAACCGACAGGTTTGATTCTTCATCAGGGGGCGCAGGCTGCTGCGGCATTGACTCAAGTACATTTTTAACCGGCACAAATTGTTTGCCTTGGTGGCGTGTAGTAGACATTTTGGATTGGGCTGGTTTTGTGAGGTTAATTGCCGGGATTCCCCGGGTGGATATGCCCTCAGAGAGATTTTTTGTCAGCGCAGCAATTTGCCCAGCGAATAACTCGTCCTTCTTTTGTTTTTGCTCTAGATTTTTGAGCAAGTGAGTAATCCCGCTGGCATCGGAAAACCCGAATTCAAGAGCAAGTTGCGTGGGGCGTTCTCCCCCGATCTTTGCCCGGAGCCAGATTTGAATGTCTCTTTGGGTGTCGGCGGGGATCAGCCGCGCAATTTGCTCGGCACGCTGTTTTGCTGCATCAGTCCTGAGCCATTTGCTTTCCATAATTCCCGACTTGTGGGAGATTTCTTCCCTGACACGGTTAAGTAATTCATCAGAGCCCAGTACGAGGGAAGCCCTGAGTTCCGAACGAAAATCAGGAATTTTCCCCTCTTGGGCCCAAGCCTTCATCATCGATTCATAATCCATTTGTGCAGAATCATTTACATCGGTAAAATCCGTGAGAAAATCATAGGTGAGATAGTCCAAACGTTCCTGCCCCCGACAATAAGATATATGGGAGGAATACGGATAATCAGACAATCGATCTAAGACGTTGTCCGGAAGTGTTACACCCATGGATTGGGTAAATGGTGCGAGGTGAATCGACGTAATAACTTTTTTGGCATAGAGTTCCGGGGATATAAGAATAGATTTATAACGTCCCGAAAACACATGACCGATCGATCGGTTAAAACGATTGATTCTGATGGTTGATGTTGTTTGGAGCCAACCGATGGACTCAGTCAGATTATTCCGGGGAGCTTGAAGGAATAGGTCATAACCAGTGGGGGAAATACTATAGGCATAAAGATTTAGGCCAAAATGGCTTACACAATCCTTAAGCGTCTGAATAAAGAGTTCGGCCAATGCCCCCTTTTTAAGTGTGGGTGTTTCGGCATTAGTACGGCTTGATATCCAATAAAAGGCATCAGAAAATTCAATACGAATGGGTCTAGGCATAATGCTGACCTAAAGTAAAACATAAGAGAAATCAAGCCTCGGCCCCAAATCTTTTTATTCTCTGATTAAATACTTGTCAAAATTTACTTGCCCTCAGAACTTAAGTATGAATGATAGGTGACACACTGACTCGATTAGCACAATTCATATTTTATATACGAGACGCTCTAACCAAACTATGACAAAATTCTTTTCTCTAAATCAGAAGGCATGGATATTATTCTGTGCCCTTGCGGTCATTCTTCCCTGCCTCTTAGGTTACTTCCACTGGCCTTATGCCGATGACCTGACAAATATCACCCAGATTGGGGAGTTCCCGAGCCGCTGGGATTGGTTTACCGATAAATATATGCACTGGACAGGTAGGGTGCTGACGACAGCCTGCATCGCCGTGAGTTTTTATTCGATTGAAACACATACCCTCCTATCCATGGCTCTGGGCGCAGCATGGGGATGCTGTGGTTTGATGATGTGGCCTGTTTTACGTTCGTTAACGGGCTTATCCCCTGAGAGTAAAGAAGATTGGAGGCAACGAGTGGCCTGTATGGCTGCTTTTGTTTGTTTTTTTTGGTCAAGCAGGGGTTATACAGGGGAGTGTTTTTATTGGCCCACAGGGGGAGCCGTTTACGGTCTGGCCCTTTTGTTAAATCTGGTCTGGCTGGTGGCTTTCCTAAACTTGATGAGGAGTAATAAGGCGGTTGGAAATATGAAAATGGCCTATTGGATAGTGGGTTCGATTCTCTTAGGGACATCACATGAACAACTTTCAGCTGGCGTCTTTGTCATTACAGGAATTCTTGCCCTTGGCCTCTGGGTAGGCTCCACAAAAAAGGAACGGGGTATTTTACTCCGGAATGCCGGGCCCATCTTGGTTGCTTACTTTATCGGATTGGTCCTGCTTTACATTGCCCCCGGAAATATCGCCCGATTCATGAAAGGGACAAACTCTACACAATTTGATTTCGCCCGCTTTTTCGAAAACTTCCTTTTGATTAATCAGACAATCATTCTTCATAAAACTGCGACCCACCTACTCTTGGGCGTATTGGCAGGGGTATTAATTGTATTTACCTCAGGGCCCTTGAGGCTGGTGGATGGGCGGCTGTCTTGGAAATGGATTCACACCGCCTTAGTCCTTGGTTATATGGCCAATATCCCCATTATTTATATCCTGAGCTACGTAGACAGGCGCCTCTATTTTTTCCCGGGGATATTTTTATTTATACTCGGTGCCGGTCTCGCCCTCCCTATGGCTGGCTGGGTGGCGGACCGTACCAGTTCACTCGGCCAATTAAGATTGCGCCTCTTAGCTAAAAGCATGGTGGCGGCATTCCTCATAGCTATCGTGATTTTTATGGGGGTGGAATTCTCGCGCGCTGTGAATTACCGTCATGAACTGGAGTCTGTCCACCTTGAGATGATGAAGTATCAAGGGACGGATACCGATGTCGTCGTGATCCAGGCAGAGCCCAAAAGCCCGCGCCTATTTGGGCGTTGTGATTTTGGGGGAGATCCGAATGATTGGATCAATAAGGGGACAGCGACCTACTATAAGATCCGGTCGCTACGAGAGATTCCCCCGGCACAACATTAATGGCCTGGGTAAAAACTTTAGCCAGTGCGGCTTAAAGTTCTGATGAAGACGAATCAAACCCCTGAGGTCTTATTGCGGATAATGGAGATAAATTCATCATAATTACGGATGTAATCATCCGGATCATAATGATCCGACGCAAAGACGAGAAGAATCGCATCAGGCGAGTATTTGTATTGAATACCCCATACAAGAGGGGGGAGATAGATACCTAAGTCGGGGGAATCAAGGATCACTTCGCAACGGCGCTGTCCGTCATCAGCGACGACAGCGCAACTGCCCTTAATACAGACCAGAAATTGGTGACATTTATGGTGGGCATGTTCGCCCCGGGTCCTTTTACTCGGGACATTAAAAACGATAAAATAACGTTTGGGTTCAAAGGGAATTTCATTGGGGAATTCCCCAGCTGAGAGGTCTCCCCGCAGGTCTTGAACCAGTTTCATACGGTGCAGAGTGACACCTGTGACCCCGATCGGTGCGGGAGGTACTGGTGATTCACCAGGAATGACCACGGGGGGCGCCAGTGTTTTGGCAACCATTCCCGACTGTGTGTTATTGTCCACATATCCGGTGATTTGTGCAGGATTCCCTGTGACAATCGCATAGGGGGGGACCGAGCTTGTCACGACGGCTCCCGCCCCGACCATGGCGCCCCTCCCGACGGTGATACCGGGTAGGAGCACAGCACCTGCGCCGATTGATGCCCCGATTTCGATCACGGTTTTCAAGAATTGACCGGGGAAAATTTTCGAACGGGGGAATTTATCATTAGAAAAAGTCACGTTTGGCCCGACAAAGGCGTTGTCAGCAATCCTGACCCCATCCCAGAGATAAACCCCTGATTTGATGGTAACCTTGTCACCGACCACTACGTCATTTTCAATGAAGCAGTGGGCACAAATATTCACATCACATCCAATCTTTGCACCGGGCAGGACAACGACCGATTGCCAGATTGTTGTGCCTTGGCCGATCTCTTTTGACTGCACATCAGCTGTATCATGGATTTTCGGGCTAGTGGACATGGTCTTTTCTCCTATTCATTAAGCGGTGTGAGATAACAGCTAGGGGCCTGTTTTTGCTATTTTCATAACTCCTCCATGCATAGGTCCCGACCAAACCTAGACCCAGGAGGTTCAGCGCACCAAAAAAAAGCACAACGACCATGGTGGCGGCATAACCCGGGACTGCGACAAAACCCAACAGCCTGGCCGTAACAACAAACACGGCTAGGACTCCAGCGAGTGTGCAGCCAAATATGCCTGTATGAGTAAGGATCCGGATCGGATAGTCGGTAAAAGAAAAGATGCTATCCATCATATAATCAAGCTTCCTACGGAAGGACCAGGACGACTTTCCTTCCTCGCGTTTCAAGCGTTTGTAACTGAAAGTTTTCCTCCGGAAACCTAGCCAGAAAATCAGGGCTATCAGGGAGGAATGGGATTCTTCAAGTTTAAGGAGGTGCTCTTTAAAAACCCGGTTACACCCAAAAACATCTACGCCGCCCGGGGGCATTTCACGAACCACTAACCACCGATAAAGGTTCCAGAATATTCCCGAGCAAATGCGGGAGAAAAAAGGATCATTACGCCCGTTTCTCGTTCCAATGGCGACATCACATTCATCTGCATCGAGTGATTTGAAAAAGGACAGTAATAATTCGGGAGGCTCTTGGAGATCGGCAGCTAATGCAGCACAGTAATCCCCTTGCGCCGATTGAAGACCCGTGCGGATGGCTTGGAATGAGCCGAAGTTGCGTGAATGGGCGATGAGCTGGGCGGAAAACTCCATGTGCTCGAGTTCACGGCGTAAATAGACAAAAGACTGGTCTGGACTTCCATCCACCACAAAAACAGCTTCCATTTGGTCGTTTAAAAACTTATTTAAGTCAGACAGCACCCCGATGAGCCGCGGCAACGAAGCCTCATTTCTGTAGATGGGAATGATAATGGAGTATTTCATGGTTGCCACTCGTTGATTGTCTCGATTACCCGGTCCACATCTGCATCGGTGAGTTCCGGATAACAAGGTAAAGTCAGAATCTCTCCGGATAACTCTTCCGTATGGGGTAAAATAAGCCCGTTATAACGATCTGCAAAAACAGGCTGTTTATGGTCTGGAATGGGGTAGTGCACCTCGCAGCCGATACCTTGGTTAAGCAAGTGGGCCTTCAATAAATCACGTTGGGGCGAGGAAACAACAAACAAGTGCGCTACATATTTGGGGCCGGAATGGAAGGGAGGTATCACGAGAGTGTGGCGAATGCCAGAGTTATACCGTTCGGCAATTTGTCTTCTCCGATCATTGGCCGCATCCAGACGCGGGAGTAAAGACAGTAGAATGGCCGCCTGCAACTCGTCTAAACGGCTATTACGCCCACCGGAGAGTTCGGTTTTGTACTTTGATGTCCATCCGTATTGCCTGAGCTGAGAAACTTTCTCTGCCACATCAGAACGGTCGGTAATGACGGCACCTCCGTCACCAAGAGCCCCCAGGTTTTTTGTCGGGTAAAAGCTGAAGCTAGCTGCATCACCAAAAGAGCCAACCCGTTTCAGCCCGACCCTGGCGCCGTGGGCCTGGGCGCAATCTTCCAAAAGGGGAATTCCCGCTCTTGCACAGAGATGACTTATCTCTTGAATGTCGGGGACAGCCAGGCCGTATAAGTGGGTGACTATCACAGCTTTTACACCCGACTGGAGAGCCCGCGAGACTTCCTCCAGTGAAGTGTTGCGGGTAGCAAAATCAACATCGAGGAAAAATGGTTTAGCACCGAGAGCAGTAATGGCGTTGGTTGAATACATGCCTGCATTGGCGGTCGTTGCCACAAGGTCCCCCCGACTGACTCCCAAAGACTTCAACGCTAACTCAATGGCATCTGTTCCATTAGCCACACCAATACAATGGAGTACGCCATTATATTCGGCAAATGCCGATTCAAACTTTTTGAGTTGTGGCCCGAGTACAAACCACCCACTTTTCAGTACATCATCCACTGCCCCCCTGATCAGATCATGGTTTGCTGTAATCCGAGCTGAAAGATCGTTAATTTGCATGGGTAATGGTGGTGCCCGTTAGCTGATTTATTCCGCTCAAGACTCACGGTGAAAAGACGGAATATCTAGGTGTACGCAGAGCAAAGATATTATTCAAGTACTGAATTTGGTGGTCAGGCGAGAATGCTCATAAACGGGTGGGGAATCGAATTATCCCTAGAAGAAAGCGGAGGATTAATGTCCTCGGGACTAATGATCAGATTTAACATACAATGAGTCTAGCCTCTACCCTAAATGAAGTAACAACAATTACTCTTTGAATGAAGCCCATATTTTATCCCATTTTGCAGATTGTTCAGCAGTAATGGAACGTCTGCGATGGGTAGTGGGCAAGTCTAATCCACACTTTAGGGTAATGAAATCAAATATTATTTTACAAAATTGGCTAGCAATAGCCATTCCGCCCTTGAAGATTTGTTTGTGTTTTAAGGCATCTTGCCACAATGCGCGGCTAAAGTAGAAACGACCTCGAAGGGCTTTTGAAAATGTCATATTCTCTTGATGATATCCAAAGAGAATCTGGTTTATGCTACCGAAACGACTTGTCCGATACGTCCGTAAAAGTAATTCCTGATCTTGTGCTTTCAGACTTGTTGTATTGTAAGGATATTTTCTAAACCATTCGGTCTTGCCCATCCATGTCGGGTGGGGCAGATAAAAACCACTTCTGGGCCTTGAAACAATTTGCTCGTGTGTTAAGTGAATAGGGAAGGTTCCTATTCCCTTCCCATAATGATCAAAGACGACTGCACCACAACCAATGAGGTCGACAGAGGGATTTGTTTCCAAAAAATTAGCCTGTTGGGCCAATCGCTCCGGATAAGAAATGTCATCCGCATCCATTCGCGCATAATATTTCCCCCGGGCAATTTGTACGGATTGATTTAATCTCGCGGGCAATCCCAGATTTTTTCCATCAGAGAGGATGTGAATTCTTTCGTCCTTAAAACCCCGTGCAATTTGCAGCGACCCATCCGATGAGCCGTCATCAAGAAGAATCAATTCAAAATCCTCAAATATCTGATTCAAGGCAGAGCGGATCGCCACGGACAGGGTTTCCGAGTTGTTGTAGAATGGAATAGCAACTGAAATGAGCATGGACTATTAATGATTACCTTTTAGATGCTTCATATACTTCATGGTAGAGTCTGGCATACTTTTCACCGACGCTTTTGGAATTACAATATTCATTAATATGGGTACGTGCAGACGACGAGAGGTTTTTGTATCGGACCGAGTCCTCTAATACCCAAAGCAAACCTGCAAGCAAGTCATTATTATCCATAGGTTTTGCCAGATATCCATTCATTTTATGTGCAATGAGATCACTAATGCCTCCGACATCATAGGCAACAGCAGGAACACCACATGACATGGATTCTGTGATTGTGTACGAGAGTGATTCGCTCTTTGAAGCGGTTATAAAAACATCTGAGGCATTATAAATTTTAACAAGTATGGCCTCGTCTATTACCCTCCCAAAATGATAATAACGCAAAGGATCATTAAAGGGTGAATCCGTAGGAGGTACAGCCCCGAATGTTAAAATGAGAGGATTCAAATCCGGGTGGTTATGGAATAGCATTTGAAAAACATCAATCAGTCTCTTATCCCCTTTATTTTCAAGGTCAATGATGGAATTGGTTAATGAACAGAGAATCAATGGACGATTAATTGGTAATTTCAATTCAAGTCGTGTCTGGCATTTATCGAGTGGAAAATAAAAATTTGTATCAAGAGGATTAGGAATTACCTCGATACGCATATCCTTCATTAATGAACTCTGGCATGCGAGCTGTTGCATCCAATGGCTTGGAACAACACCTGTAATTTTCATTTTCCGATAGGTCTTATATTTCCTATTCCAGCCTGAAGCCGATAAATCGTCATCTTCTGTTGAGCCTAAAACAGGGCATCGCCCACAAGATTCCCTGAATCGCTGGCAATCATATGTAATGTGACATCCCCCTGTAAATGGCCAAGCATCATGCATTGTCCAAACAATTGGCTTCATGATTTTTGGTAGTGCCTCAATTCTTAAAAATGCACCAGTAATCCAATTTAAATGGACGAGATCGGGATTTATGGACTGAATAACAGAGGGGGTCTCAGATGGCATCCAAGACAATGAAAAAGGGTGGAGTGAACGCCTAGGATAAAATCTCAACCCTATATTATCCAGACGGTGGCTCCACAAAGCCCAAGCATCAAACTGGGACGGTAATGTAGGGATTATATCTGTACACTGGCTGTATTTGAGATGACGGACCAGTAGTGCGCTTTTGATGTCCGTGCTTTTTAATGAATCCAAAATCCGTCTTGAAGCGATGGCCGCACCTCCTCCTCCGTCATGGGTATTGACTATTAATACATTCATTTAGGAGGGAAAATTCACTTGCGTCCACTAACGCATTTTAAAGGTTGGTGTTTGCTTCGAAAAACAGAAAGAAAGGCAAACAACTCGATTAATCTTTTCTTTAGTAAAGTAGCTTGATATTGATTTTTAAGAGAAGGAGCATTTCCCCCTGCATACACCAATAATGATACATTATTCAGAGGAAATAATATATTTTTCATTGAATAGAAATCCTCTTTTTTCCATTCATAAATGTGTTGTTCATACTGGTTATTAAAAAATCGCATCCTGCTCATATACAGTTAAGGGAGTTGAAATCACGATATTTGAGCATTCTTTTGATAGTTTATCGATGAGTAATAAACCTTGGTCTCTTGAAAAATGTTCAAGTATATCGATCAGTAATGCTAGATCATAATGAGATTGAAATGTATCGACCAAGTCCAATACATTTCCCTCATAAAGATGATTGCAAATATATCTCTGAACTTCTGTTAAATATTTTCGGAATGCTTCGACACCATCGATTCTGACTTTCTAATCTGCTTTTCAGTATCATTGATTGTTATATATATCCAACATTTCACGACTTTAAAAACCATATCTCCCAAAACCCATTTCAATATCAAATATGCTTTGTGGACAGGTGAGATTTACAAGAGAAAGAATTTCATTAATTTGACAGGGATGACTTGTAGGCATTTCAATAGCACAGAAGAAATATTATTGTGTTTCATTCCACTCTATTGCAAGAATACTACTCTTGCAAGAATACTACTCTTGCAAGAATCATTCACTCTTGGAAACTAGATTCCTCGGACAATATCAATGAATGTCCTGATACCACCATAACTTCTTTTGAAGTTCTTTTTTTGGACAATCCTGTCTGAAATACGATTCCATTTAAATCCATTTGGGTGAGAGAGTGGGAAAGATAACTCACAAGATTTAGATGCAGGATTCTTTTGGTTTGAACGTGTATGCGTCGCATCTGCGTCAAATCCAATATTTATAACAAGGTTGGTTTTTGGTGTAGCTGAAAACCCACCGGCTTTTAAACAGGCATAACACCATTGATGATCCCAAGAATCGATTTTTTTATTATAAGACAAATCAAAGGTTCTCGACCAGTAGCTACGCATGAGTGGATCAGGCAGTAATTTTTTAAAATGCCCAGATTTTTTGAATCTAGGCCAGTCTTTCATATCCACATCATAAAACTTCCATGCACGTCTCCAAGTCGCCCACCCCCATATATGGAAAAGCTTTGAAAAATAGTAACTCCCCGGATCAGTATTTTCCTTCTGGCTAAGGAAATTGTTTCCTCCAATATGCATGATTTCCTCTCTTGATTCATA
This genomic interval from Verrucomicrobiota bacterium contains the following:
- a CDS encoding glycosyltransferase family 2 protein, producing MLISVAIPFYNNSETLSVAIRSALNQIFEDFELILLDDGSSDGSLQIARGFKDERIHILSDGKNLGLPARLNQSVQIARGKYYARMDADDISYPERLAQQANFLETNPSVDLIGCGAVVFDHYGKGIGTFPIHLTHEQIVSRPRSGFYLPHPTWMGKTEWFRKYPYNTTSLKAQDQELLLRTYRTSRFGSINQILFGYHQENMTFSKALRGRFYFSRALWQDALKHKQIFKGGMAIASQFCKIIFDFITLKCGLDLPTTHRRRSITAEQSAKWDKIWASFKE
- a CDS encoding WxcM-like domain-containing protein, yielding MSTSPKIHDTADVQSKEIGQGTTIWQSVVVLPGAKIGCDVNICAHCFIENDVVVGDKVTIKSGVYLWDGVRIADNAFVGPNVTFSNDKFPRSKIFPGQFLKTVIEIGASIGAGAVLLPGITVGRGAMVGAGAVVTSSVPPYAIVTGNPAQITGYVDNNTQSGMVAKTLAPPVVIPGESPVPPAPIGVTGVTLHRMKLVQDLRGDLSAGEFPNEIPFEPKRYFIVFNVPSKRTRGEHAHHKCHQFLVCIKGSCAVVADDGQRRCEVILDSPDLGIYLPPLVWGIQYKYSPDAILLVFASDHYDPDDYIRNYDEFISIIRNKTSGV
- a CDS encoding DUF6056 family protein, with the protein product MTKFFSLNQKAWILFCALAVILPCLLGYFHWPYADDLTNITQIGEFPSRWDWFTDKYMHWTGRVLTTACIAVSFYSIETHTLLSMALGAAWGCCGLMMWPVLRSLTGLSPESKEDWRQRVACMAAFVCFFWSSRGYTGECFYWPTGGAVYGLALLLNLVWLVAFLNLMRSNKAVGNMKMAYWIVGSILLGTSHEQLSAGVFVITGILALGLWVGSTKKERGILLRNAGPILVAYFIGLVLLYIAPGNIARFMKGTNSTQFDFARFFENFLLINQTIILHKTATHLLLGVLAGVLIVFTSGPLRLVDGRLSWKWIHTALVLGYMANIPIIYILSYVDRRLYFFPGIFLFILGAGLALPMAGWVADRTSSLGQLRLRLLAKSMVAAFLIAIVIFMGVEFSRAVNYRHELESVHLEMMKYQGTDTDVVVIQAEPKSPRLFGRCDFGGDPNDWINKGTATYYKIRSLREIPPAQH
- a CDS encoding glycosyltransferase; amino-acid sequence: MNVLIVNTHDGGGGAAIASRRILDSLKSTDIKSALLVRHLKYSQCTDIIPTLPSQFDAWALWSHRLDNIGLRFYPRRSLHPFSLSWMPSETPSVIQSINPDLVHLNWITGAFLRIEALPKIMKPIVWTMHDAWPFTGGCHITYDCQRFRESCGRCPVLGSTEDDDLSASGWNRKYKTYRKMKITGVVPSHWMQQLACQSSLMKDMRIEVIPNPLDTNFYFPLDKCQTRLELKLPINRPLILCSLTNSIIDLENKGDKRLIDVFQMLFHNHPDLNPLILTFGAVPPTDSPFNDPLRYYHFGRVIDEAILVKIYNASDVFITASKSESLSYTITESMSCGVPAVAYDVGGISDLIAHKMNGYLAKPMDNNDLLAGLLWVLEDSVRYKNLSSSARTHINEYCNSKSVGEKYARLYHEVYEASKR
- a CDS encoding glycosyltransferase, whose amino-acid sequence is MKYSIIIPIYRNEASLPRLIGVLSDLNKFLNDQMEAVFVVDGSPDQSFVYLRRELEHMEFSAQLIAHSRNFGSFQAIRTGLQSAQGDYCAALAADLQEPPELLLSFFKSLDADECDVAIGTRNGRNDPFFSRICSGIFWNLYRWLVVREMPPGGVDVFGCNRVFKEHLLKLEESHSSLIALIFWLGFRRKTFSYKRLKREEGKSSWSFRRKLDYMMDSIFSFTDYPIRILTHTGIFGCTLAGVLAVFVVTARLLGFVAVPGYAATMVVVLFFGALNLLGLGLVGTYAWRSYENSKNRPLAVISHRLMNRRKDHVH
- a CDS encoding glycosyltransferase family 2 protein; the protein is MSEPVIFILFNRPEKTARVFDAIRQYKPSRLHIIADGPRLTHENDEKLCKSARSIIDTVDWRCDLTHDYATQNMGCRQRVSTGLVKAFEIYERAIILEDDCLPNQSFFNFSEELLDRYESREEIMHIGGNNFLSQKENTDPGSYYFSKLFHIWGWATWRRAWKFYDVDMKDWPRFKKSGHFKKLLPDPLMRSYWSRTFDLSYNKKIDSWDHQWCYACLKAGGFSATPKTNLVINIGFDADATHTRSNQKNPASKSCELSFPLSHPNGFKWNRISDRIVQKKNFKRSYGGIRTFIDIVRGI
- a CDS encoding DegT/DnrJ/EryC1/StrS family aminotransferase; the encoded protein is MQINDLSARITANHDLIRGAVDDVLKSGWFVLGPQLKKFESAFAEYNGVLHCIGVANGTDAIELALKSLGVSRGDLVATTANAGMYSTNAITALGAKPFFLDVDFATRNTSLEEVSRALQSGVKAVIVTHLYGLAVPDIQEISHLCARAGIPLLEDCAQAHGARVGLKRVGSFGDAASFSFYPTKNLGALGDGGAVITDRSDVAEKVSQLRQYGWTSKYKTELSGGRNSRLDELQAAILLSLLPRLDAANDRRRQIAERYNSGIRHTLVIPPFHSGPKYVAHLFVVSSPQRDLLKAHLLNQGIGCEVHYPIPDHKQPVFADRYNGLILPHTEELSGEILTLPCYPELTDADVDRVIETINEWQP
- a CDS encoding carbamoyltransferase C-terminal domain-containing protein, producing the protein MKILAINPGHDAGACIFEDFDLVAYAKEERLNRIKSWGYEIPWLSLKELWSKCPPDEIDCLVMLRASIPTSCYKNLSHRPLHYRALYHINKLLGREKRLSIDAQMKASGKAENELIDFGKLRRLFGLRPDCEVLFSNHHLSHALPAIFYSPRINQGISYTADGVGDFACYSLYRFDQENFDEVIGGDESIYQSTGTLNSMGRFYSRVTRAAGYKSNRHEGKITGLAAYGKPLLLEELRGKYFLDEKGQVQTSFKNYQEAEDYIFDYARTMEMKDIASSAQCFLEEIMLQAVQCHRTRAGAHFVGLSGGVFANVRANQVIAESEGVDEVFIYPAMGDEGLAVGAALDICRRKWGWKEFMSKRRDLGMIYYGEEFSQRQIAHAAEGFEIEEPENMAREVACRINENKICALFTKGMEYGPRALGARSILATPKDKNINKTLNERLTRTEFMPFAPVVRAERLTEVFKCPPQSERATKYMTITCHVQDQWRDKIPAVVHVDGTARPQSIERHDNPLYYDIIEQFEEVSGLPCLINTSFNAHEEPIINTPQEALRALAQRRIDYLVTDEMIISRKES